One stretch of Rhodopirellula halodulae DNA includes these proteins:
- a CDS encoding PSD1 and planctomycete cytochrome C domain-containing protein, with amino-acid sequence MTFSLMSSQRVLPVRMQRTVWFLACMLVVAMLCVRAKADGLNPRESFFEEKVRPLLIEHCYECHADALQESDLRLDSLGTILQGGISGPAAVAKNVNESLIIDAVLGRRGLELMPPDGPLEDDQITILRRWINMGLPWPASAEDSVDSDAAEMTPALGDQTAIRQVAKSHWAFQPLKKPKLPSASKSIDQNADRPNQSAHPIDSFVAASLDRNGLTPAPKASRDVIVRRLFFDLIGLPPTYAQVQSFVNDERATDVVIADWVETLLADQHHGERWARYWLDLARYGDTRDWQAQAELRYPYAYTYRDYVIQSLNNDKPYDQFIREQIAADFYTEDADSPTLAALGFLTVGPRFRNNRLEQIADKIDVVGRGLMGITISCARCHDHKYDPIPTEDYYSLYGVFASCALPETLPRIETDVSFSDEMKADFQAQLTAKQNELANYKKDLREEAIEDLKKKLPTYLDGFYLLSIARGKEIRGVIGQLKIKETAMTPLNARLAADLKNADVSHPILGPWNQALAANEKQFDKQLPRWMKSWQANNDLNPLVRDALVKSNPTTQRELVAAYADAMNDVLKAWEAMASTADDTNGKDAVKLADPNQEAIRQVLLADGGWFDLEVEAVARASRLLGKGRKALGDREKAIAAVESTHPAAPPRAMTLVDLKKPVTPFVLLRGEANRRGDRVPRQFLSLLSNVSEGPFKDGSGRRELAEAITSAENPLTARVLVNRVWARYFGRGLVDSLDDFGLRSSPPSHPELLDWLASEFIEQGWSMKWLHRTITTSHTYQQSSDLREDAFAADPENRWLWRQNRRRLDFEAMRDSIVSVAGTIDLTVGGRSVKLSETPYTTRRSLYAYVDRLELDPILRTFDFASPTASAASRPETTIPQQALFFMNHPFVAEQARELADRVADEVDGNDPDAAAITALYRRVFSRDPSADEITMAKRFLVAATDTDGQTLGEVWQYGWGNIVSTPKRSGDANDDFQSLPYWSGKAYQASETFPDPELRFLRLSATAAHCGVDPAHSIIRRWVAPADGAVRIASKLTHARPNGDGITVSIRSGEFRTTDRVVRGTIKPSVDRLPVKTGDVIDFIASPGANSNSDSHTWTITIAGIGGELMGDRWQSQKDFAPPAPPPLGRVDQLAQALMLTNEFLYLD; translated from the coding sequence ATGACTTTCTCATTGATGTCTTCTCAGAGAGTGCTTCCCGTGCGGATGCAACGAACCGTCTGGTTCCTGGCGTGCATGCTGGTCGTTGCCATGCTCTGCGTTCGTGCGAAGGCGGATGGTTTGAATCCGCGTGAGTCATTCTTTGAAGAGAAGGTTCGTCCGCTGCTGATCGAACACTGCTACGAATGCCACGCGGATGCGTTGCAGGAATCCGACCTGCGACTGGATTCGCTGGGAACAATCTTGCAAGGCGGCATCAGCGGGCCGGCGGCGGTTGCCAAGAATGTCAACGAAAGTTTGATCATCGATGCGGTGTTGGGCCGTCGCGGGTTGGAGTTGATGCCGCCGGATGGACCACTCGAAGACGATCAAATCACGATCCTGCGTCGTTGGATCAACATGGGTTTGCCATGGCCGGCAAGTGCGGAGGATTCGGTTGATTCCGATGCCGCGGAGATGACACCGGCGTTGGGGGACCAGACGGCGATCCGTCAGGTCGCCAAATCGCACTGGGCGTTTCAACCGCTGAAGAAGCCGAAGCTTCCCTCGGCTTCGAAATCCATTGACCAGAATGCGGACCGTCCAAACCAATCGGCCCACCCAATCGACTCGTTCGTGGCCGCTTCGCTTGATCGCAATGGTTTGACGCCGGCCCCCAAGGCGTCTCGGGATGTGATCGTCCGCAGGCTTTTCTTTGACCTGATTGGACTGCCACCCACTTACGCCCAAGTGCAATCGTTCGTAAACGACGAACGTGCGACGGACGTCGTCATTGCGGATTGGGTCGAAACGTTGCTGGCTGATCAGCATCATGGCGAACGTTGGGCCCGGTATTGGTTGGACTTGGCCCGGTACGGGGACACTCGCGATTGGCAGGCGCAGGCGGAACTTCGTTATCCGTACGCCTACACGTATCGCGACTATGTGATCCAGTCGCTGAACAATGACAAACCCTACGATCAATTTATTCGCGAACAGATCGCGGCGGACTTCTACACCGAGGACGCCGATTCACCAACTCTGGCGGCGTTGGGATTCCTGACCGTCGGGCCACGTTTTCGTAACAACCGCCTGGAGCAGATTGCGGACAAGATCGATGTGGTCGGTCGCGGCTTGATGGGAATCACGATCAGTTGTGCCCGCTGTCACGATCACAAATACGATCCGATTCCGACGGAGGACTATTACTCGTTGTACGGCGTGTTCGCGAGTTGTGCTTTGCCGGAAACGCTGCCGCGGATTGAGACCGACGTTTCTTTCTCCGATGAAATGAAGGCTGATTTTCAAGCTCAGTTAACCGCCAAGCAAAACGAGCTTGCCAACTACAAGAAAGACTTGCGTGAGGAAGCCATTGAGGATCTGAAAAAGAAGTTGCCAACCTACCTGGATGGTTTCTATCTGCTGTCGATCGCTCGCGGAAAAGAGATCCGAGGTGTCATTGGACAGTTGAAGATCAAAGAGACCGCGATGACGCCGCTGAACGCTCGTTTGGCTGCTGATTTGAAGAATGCGGATGTGTCGCATCCCATTCTTGGGCCATGGAACCAAGCTTTAGCCGCGAACGAGAAACAGTTCGACAAGCAATTGCCTCGATGGATGAAATCTTGGCAAGCGAACAACGATCTGAACCCGCTTGTTCGTGATGCCTTGGTGAAGTCCAACCCAACGACCCAGCGTGAATTGGTCGCGGCTTACGCAGACGCGATGAACGATGTGTTGAAGGCTTGGGAAGCGATGGCATCAACGGCTGACGACACGAATGGCAAAGACGCCGTCAAGCTGGCGGATCCCAATCAAGAAGCCATCCGTCAGGTTTTGCTGGCCGATGGAGGTTGGTTTGATCTCGAGGTGGAAGCGGTCGCGAGAGCGTCGCGTTTGCTCGGTAAAGGACGCAAGGCACTGGGGGATCGAGAGAAGGCGATCGCCGCGGTCGAATCGACTCACCCCGCCGCGCCGCCCCGAGCGATGACGCTGGTTGATTTGAAGAAGCCCGTCACTCCGTTTGTGTTGCTACGTGGCGAGGCGAATCGTCGTGGCGATCGTGTGCCGCGTCAGTTCTTGTCGCTGCTGTCCAATGTCAGCGAAGGCCCGTTCAAAGATGGCAGCGGACGTCGAGAACTCGCCGAAGCGATCACGTCAGCCGAAAATCCATTGACCGCTCGCGTGTTGGTCAACCGCGTTTGGGCTCGGTACTTTGGCCGCGGTTTGGTCGATTCGTTGGATGACTTCGGGTTGCGAAGCTCGCCGCCCTCGCACCCGGAATTGTTGGACTGGTTGGCCAGCGAATTCATTGAACAAGGTTGGTCGATGAAATGGTTGCATCGCACGATCACCACCAGTCACACCTACCAGCAATCCTCGGACTTGCGGGAGGATGCTTTCGCGGCCGATCCCGAGAACCGGTGGCTGTGGAGACAGAATCGTCGACGTCTCGATTTCGAAGCGATGCGGGATTCAATCGTCTCGGTCGCAGGCACGATTGATCTCACCGTTGGTGGACGCTCAGTCAAGTTGAGCGAAACGCCGTACACGACTCGGCGCAGCTTGTACGCTTACGTGGACCGATTGGAACTTGATCCGATCTTGCGGACGTTCGACTTCGCATCGCCGACCGCATCCGCCGCTTCACGTCCGGAAACCACCATTCCACAGCAAGCGTTGTTCTTTATGAATCACCCGTTTGTCGCGGAGCAGGCCCGTGAATTGGCCGATCGGGTTGCTGACGAAGTCGATGGCAATGACCCCGACGCGGCAGCGATCACGGCGCTGTACCGACGAGTTTTCTCGCGTGATCCGTCCGCGGATGAAATCACCATGGCCAAGCGATTCCTAGTCGCCGCGACAGATACCGATGGTCAGACGCTCGGCGAGGTTTGGCAGTATGGTTGGGGGAACATTGTCAGCACGCCCAAGCGATCTGGCGATGCGAACGATGATTTTCAGTCACTTCCGTATTGGTCCGGAAAGGCGTACCAAGCATCCGAAACTTTTCCCGATCCAGAGTTGAGATTCCTGCGGTTGTCGGCCACGGCGGCGCATTGCGGCGTGGATCCGGCACACAGCATCATTCGGCGCTGGGTTGCTCCGGCCGATGGTGCGGTACGAATCGCCAGCAAGCTGACACATGCTCGGCCCAACGGGGATGGCATCACGGTGTCCATCCGAAGCGGTGAATTCCGCACGACGGACCGTGTTGTCCGAGGAACGATCAAGCCATCGGTGGATCGGTTGCCGGTGAAGACGGGCGACGTGATCGATTTTATTGCCAGCCCAGGAGCCAACTCGAACTCGGATTCGCATACGTGGACGATCACGATTGCGGGCATCGGCGGTGAACTCATGGGTGATCGTTGGCAATCGCAAAAGGACTTTGCGCCTCCCGCGCCGCCTCCGCTTGGTCGTGTTGACCAATTGGCCCAGGCTCTGATGTTGACCAACGAATTTCTCTACCTCGATTGA
- a CDS encoding alpha/beta hydrolase — protein sequence MMHRVAIKIRSLMRSYLRSFSFTGLVFATLFFCGSITPSLLPRPYIVQGILSGFSLAIGYVVGVLATWGWAFLELPQPGPALARRSKQVCVGLAAIVFALSIWYATEWQNSVRVLMEMPPLESTARFRFFVIAILVAFVLVSIARWMIRLGAFLSKLLQRYLPRRIAVSISTLCVLVLGLMIGNGVIARGSLKAADRFFLQADLLIDDGIEQPALALACGSEESLVDWEAIGRRGKDFIGGGPKADEIERLTGQPSKRPIRVYVGMRTDGDDQARATLALEELKREGAFDRKVLIVATPTGTGWLDESAVDTVEYLHRGDTAIVSMQYSYLPSWITILVDPSRSKRSASALFDQVYAYWTTLPKDERPRLYLFGLSLGAFGCEDAADLMETFQDPIQGAVWSGPPFPSRQWASIVNSRNAGTPVWLPTFRDESMVRFTAQQNMLQTGKPWGPIRNVYIQHASDPMVWFSPSLAWHQPQWLSAPRGPDVSPGLRWYPIVTFLQIAFDLPMATSVPLGYGHNYSPSSYIDAWIAVTQPDGWSQTDLDRLREHFANPADQAELPALDVDPESTESR from the coding sequence GTGATGCATCGTGTTGCTATCAAGATTCGATCGTTGATGCGGTCTTATTTGAGATCGTTTTCGTTCACCGGGTTGGTTTTTGCGACTCTCTTTTTCTGCGGATCGATCACGCCGTCGTTGCTGCCTCGACCCTACATCGTGCAAGGGATCTTGTCTGGGTTTTCGCTCGCCATCGGTTATGTGGTTGGGGTGCTCGCGACGTGGGGATGGGCTTTCTTGGAATTGCCGCAACCGGGACCGGCGTTGGCACGTCGCTCCAAGCAAGTCTGTGTGGGGCTGGCGGCCATCGTGTTTGCTCTTTCAATTTGGTATGCCACGGAATGGCAGAACTCCGTTCGCGTTTTGATGGAGATGCCGCCGCTGGAATCAACGGCGCGTTTTCGATTCTTTGTGATTGCGATTCTGGTCGCGTTTGTTCTGGTCTCGATTGCTCGATGGATGATTCGCTTGGGGGCGTTCTTGTCGAAGTTGTTGCAGCGATACCTGCCGCGTCGAATTGCCGTTTCAATCAGCACGCTTTGCGTGTTGGTGCTGGGTCTGATGATTGGCAATGGCGTGATTGCGCGTGGATCGTTGAAGGCTGCTGATCGTTTTTTTCTGCAGGCCGATTTGTTGATCGATGACGGGATTGAACAACCTGCGTTGGCGCTGGCATGCGGTAGCGAGGAGTCGCTGGTCGATTGGGAAGCGATCGGACGACGTGGCAAGGACTTCATCGGGGGTGGCCCAAAGGCAGACGAAATTGAACGGTTAACCGGTCAGCCTTCGAAGCGTCCCATACGTGTCTATGTTGGGATGCGAACGGACGGAGACGATCAGGCCAGGGCCACACTGGCTTTGGAAGAATTGAAACGCGAAGGCGCGTTTGATCGCAAGGTGTTGATCGTCGCAACGCCCACCGGCACGGGATGGTTGGATGAGAGTGCGGTGGACACGGTTGAGTATTTGCATCGAGGCGACACCGCTATCGTCAGCATGCAGTACTCGTACCTGCCCAGTTGGATCACGATTTTGGTTGATCCGTCTCGTTCGAAACGATCCGCTTCGGCGTTGTTTGATCAAGTCTACGCGTATTGGACGACGCTGCCCAAAGACGAGCGGCCTCGGTTGTATCTGTTCGGGTTGAGTCTGGGAGCGTTTGGCTGCGAGGATGCCGCGGATCTGATGGAGACGTTTCAAGATCCAATTCAAGGTGCGGTTTGGAGCGGGCCGCCGTTCCCCAGTCGGCAATGGGCATCGATTGTTAACTCACGCAACGCGGGCACTCCCGTTTGGTTGCCGACCTTTCGCGACGAATCGATGGTTCGCTTCACAGCGCAGCAAAACATGTTGCAAACGGGCAAGCCATGGGGACCAATCCGCAACGTGTACATCCAACACGCCAGTGATCCGATGGTTTGGTTTTCACCTTCGTTGGCTTGGCATCAACCTCAATGGTTGTCTGCGCCACGCGGCCCAGATGTCTCGCCGGGGTTGCGTTGGTATCCCATCGTGACGTTCCTGCAAATCGCGTTTGACTTGCCGATGGCGACCAGCGTCCCGCTCGGATATGGGCACAACTATTCGCCCTCGAGCTACATCGATGCTTGGATCGCTGTGACTCAACCGGACGGTTGGTCGCAGACCGATTTGGACAGGCTCCGAGAGCACTTCGCCAACCCGGCTGATCAAGCCGAGTTGCCCGCCCTCGATGTTGATCCGGAATCGACCGAATCGAGGTGA
- a CDS encoding SHOCT domain-containing protein, producing MGQQIAQTLSNRHGFSTDAVSHMLTAVYNGNGNMAQFSHPEFGGSGQWMSGGMMMIGDMFNQNLKYRVASLCDDCARSIAENQTGTNGGVFQSQSQSGGSNYQDQQSGGGFTQNSLFAPDPRRNWWPSELGSPSASGSQNHMRYAYFANARRLAVATGDDVWVYDTLQHDIGGFSQQQSGDGSITFNSQFGMVPLSTLPVVSRNGVPTTPPAPTANEPAPTPAAPAPSAPPATEASSSASVSDSTQSPATASHSNDVFDTLDRLGGLLDKGYITQEEFDRKKSDLLDRI from the coding sequence ATGGGCCAGCAAATCGCCCAGACTCTCTCCAATCGCCATGGTTTCTCGACCGATGCGGTCAGTCACATGTTGACCGCGGTTTACAACGGCAACGGCAACATGGCCCAATTTTCACATCCGGAATTTGGTGGATCCGGACAGTGGATGTCCGGTGGCATGATGATGATTGGCGACATGTTCAATCAAAATCTGAAGTACCGCGTTGCATCGCTTTGTGATGATTGTGCTCGCTCCATCGCCGAGAACCAAACCGGAACCAATGGTGGAGTGTTCCAATCCCAGAGCCAAAGCGGCGGCTCGAACTACCAGGACCAACAATCGGGCGGCGGCTTCACGCAGAACAGCCTGTTTGCACCTGACCCACGACGAAATTGGTGGCCCAGCGAACTCGGATCGCCATCCGCGAGCGGTTCACAAAATCACATGCGATACGCCTACTTCGCAAACGCGAGGCGATTGGCGGTCGCGACCGGTGACGACGTCTGGGTGTACGACACGTTGCAACACGACATCGGTGGATTCAGCCAACAGCAATCCGGTGACGGCTCCATCACCTTCAACAGCCAATTTGGAATGGTTCCGCTCTCGACTCTGCCGGTCGTCAGCCGCAACGGCGTCCCAACGACACCACCCGCGCCGACAGCGAACGAACCGGCCCCAACGCCTGCGGCACCGGCTCCATCAGCACCGCCCGCGACCGAGGCCTCTTCATCAGCTTCCGTCTCAGACTCGACCCAGTCACCTGCGACGGCGTCCCATTCGAACGACGTTTTCGACACGCTCGATCGTCTCGGCGGATTGCTCGACAAAGGCTACATCACGCAAGAAGAATTCGATCGCAAGAAGTCCGACTTGCTGGATCGAATCTAA
- a CDS encoding pectate lyase family protein has product MFLAALTVVSFLYVDARSVSGKDLTSKKGNADQLIGWATVSGNGVETTTGGGDGKVITVRTVDDLKKAASSDEPLVIRLEGTFAGDGKMGIASNKTLIGVGADATIKGMELSMSGVSNVIIRNLTISDARDAIALRRTHHVWVDHCDLSNCSDGLLDITNQSDYVTVSWTRFSKHHKTMLINSGTSHPEDTGTLNTTIHHCWFDGSDTRNPRVGYGKVHVFNCLYNDNDYGIGLHSQCLVLAERNFFANVKNSIKQMYRPDPDDIHHGFCQAVDNIFSECRGSQDDEGKSFKPTDFYQYDSVFDQTANVPDIVKADVGPSERYEALPLATTDEED; this is encoded by the coding sequence ATGTTTCTTGCCGCCCTAACCGTTGTGTCATTTCTGTACGTTGATGCCCGCTCGGTGTCGGGAAAAGACTTAACTTCGAAAAAAGGCAACGCCGATCAGTTGATCGGATGGGCAACGGTCAGCGGCAACGGCGTCGAAACGACGACCGGTGGTGGTGATGGCAAAGTCATAACCGTTCGCACGGTCGACGATCTCAAAAAAGCGGCGTCAAGTGATGAACCGCTGGTGATTCGGCTCGAAGGCACATTCGCCGGCGACGGCAAGATGGGGATCGCATCGAACAAAACTTTGATCGGCGTTGGTGCGGATGCGACGATCAAGGGAATGGAACTCAGCATGAGCGGCGTGTCCAATGTCATCATTCGAAATCTGACGATCTCCGATGCCCGCGATGCGATCGCGCTGCGTCGAACGCATCATGTGTGGGTCGATCACTGCGACCTCTCGAATTGCAGCGACGGACTGCTCGACATCACCAATCAATCCGACTACGTAACAGTATCGTGGACCAGGTTTTCCAAGCATCACAAAACGATGCTGATCAACAGTGGAACGAGTCATCCCGAAGACACGGGAACACTGAACACAACAATCCATCATTGCTGGTTCGACGGCAGCGATACGCGAAACCCACGCGTCGGCTACGGAAAAGTTCATGTGTTCAACTGCCTTTACAATGACAACGACTATGGAATCGGGTTGCATTCGCAGTGTCTCGTGCTGGCCGAGCGGAACTTCTTTGCAAACGTCAAGAATTCGATCAAGCAGATGTATCGCCCGGATCCAGATGACATCCACCATGGCTTTTGCCAAGCGGTCGACAACATTTTCAGCGAATGCAGAGGCTCTCAAGACGACGAAGGCAAGAGTTTCAAACCGACCGACTTCTACCAGTACGACTCTGTTTTCGACCAAACCGCAAATGTTCCTGACATTGTGAAAGCGGACGTCGGTCCATCGGAAAGGTATGAGGCGTTGCCCCTCGCCACCACCGATGAGGAAGATTGA
- a CDS encoding M28 family peptidase — protein sequence MLLLSIVAFFAFVGFSVWKLNRPDEGGPVTPAALGPVPDRYNTERAMGYLIEICDLGPRPSGSPAMKQQQALLTDFFTQRGGDVRLQKGEIRHPLTGENMPIANLIASWHADAPTRFLLCAHYDTRPYPDRDRRDPKGVFVGANDGASGSAALMELSHQFENLPESIGVDVVLFDAEEFVFGEGNGDYFLGSTLFAQQYRLEPPAVPYKAGVLLDMIGDRELQLLYERNSLRYAGDVTRSIWRTAKRLKAKAFVPRVRSQAIRDDHLPLNEIARIPTTDLIDFDYPRPGFRAPQYWHTTQDIPENCSGESMAAVIWVVHEWMLEQG from the coding sequence ATGCTGTTACTCTCAATCGTGGCCTTCTTCGCCTTCGTGGGATTTTCAGTTTGGAAGTTGAATCGTCCGGATGAAGGCGGACCGGTGACGCCCGCCGCGCTCGGCCCGGTGCCGGATCGTTACAACACCGAGCGGGCGATGGGGTATCTGATCGAGATCTGTGACCTGGGGCCTCGACCGTCGGGCAGCCCCGCGATGAAGCAACAACAAGCGTTGCTGACCGATTTTTTCACGCAGCGCGGCGGCGACGTGCGTCTGCAGAAAGGCGAAATCCGTCATCCGCTGACCGGCGAGAACATGCCGATCGCGAACCTGATCGCCAGTTGGCATGCGGACGCTCCGACGCGGTTCCTCCTGTGCGCCCATTATGACACTCGGCCCTACCCGGACCGCGACCGTCGTGATCCCAAAGGTGTGTTCGTGGGTGCGAACGATGGTGCCAGCGGTTCGGCGGCCTTGATGGAACTGAGTCATCAGTTCGAGAATTTGCCGGAGAGCATCGGGGTGGACGTGGTGCTGTTTGATGCCGAGGAGTTTGTGTTCGGCGAGGGCAATGGGGACTACTTTTTGGGATCCACCTTGTTCGCTCAGCAATATCGATTGGAACCGCCCGCGGTGCCATACAAAGCCGGCGTGTTGTTGGACATGATCGGCGATCGTGAATTGCAATTGCTTTATGAACGCAACAGTTTGCGGTACGCGGGCGATGTGACTCGGTCCATCTGGAGAACCGCGAAACGATTGAAAGCGAAAGCCTTCGTGCCTCGCGTCCGCAGCCAAGCCATTCGAGATGACCACCTGCCGCTGAACGAGATCGCTCGCATCCCCACCACGGACTTGATCGATTTTGATTACCCACGACCTGGGTTCCGTGCCCCGCAATATTGGCACACGACGCAGGACATCCCTGAAAACTGCAGCGGCGAGAGCATGGCGGCGGTGATTTGGGTGGTCCATGAATGGATGTTGGAGCAGGGGTGA
- a CDS encoding cyclic nucleotide-binding domain-containing protein: protein MAIDRNMITDDAISVRRPRRWDEPMDPLMSDADVVWLRDQAPFATLDPAAFPKSIPLDGILRNDCRLHQFTHGEVIAREGDYANSAFLLLDGHAELLTRELPPECLGRRETEKVSWPRAIWKLLKPSGVREARRGDEVIPNVDLHESSHHADERPPVLQLQDFDGLVQAGQSVRLGPGELFGEVAAMYRAPRSATVVSQGNSRLLEIRLQGLKMLRRDPAFSKRMDDHYRENWLPLHLKEIPLLRFLPEQNLQRVVAATIQRSFGRLEWNADYKKTRTLSPAEQIASEPVVATEGHQVTDLIIVRSGFGRVCQIYGAAQRTTAYLGKGHLFGLEEIALGVTNPDGPINLPLQHSLRAVGFLDTLHIPVECFATEILPHVRRSELPRAAAQAILQTKGTAEARERRSEKRPKVDLPIVCDTGRSQSNEETWQDLPSPTGTSFEPTGLLEFIVQNRFNNGREAMIIDLHRCTRCDDCVKACASVHDGNPRFARVGVNHDRLQFVQACMHCTDPVCMIGCPTGALHRDEATGHVHVSENICIGCGTCAKGCPYGNIEMASVNDPKGRPYTDEASNRPITKATKCDMCSGLPSGPACAAACPHDAIVRIDLSESPPLEHWLRRRT, encoded by the coding sequence ATGGCTATCGACCGAAACATGATCACCGACGATGCCATTTCTGTGCGTCGTCCCCGGCGATGGGACGAACCGATGGATCCGCTCATGAGCGATGCGGACGTGGTCTGGTTACGTGATCAGGCACCGTTTGCGACCCTGGATCCGGCGGCTTTTCCCAAGTCCATTCCGCTGGACGGCATCCTTCGGAACGATTGTCGGTTGCATCAATTCACACATGGCGAGGTGATTGCGCGCGAGGGCGACTACGCCAACAGTGCGTTCTTGCTGCTGGATGGTCACGCGGAGCTGCTCACCCGTGAGTTGCCTCCCGAGTGTTTGGGCCGACGTGAAACCGAAAAAGTCTCGTGGCCTCGTGCGATTTGGAAACTGCTGAAACCCTCGGGTGTTCGCGAGGCTCGACGCGGCGACGAAGTGATTCCCAACGTCGACCTGCACGAATCATCGCATCATGCGGACGAGCGACCTCCGGTGCTGCAGTTGCAGGATTTTGATGGGCTGGTGCAGGCCGGCCAAAGTGTTCGTTTGGGTCCGGGCGAACTGTTCGGGGAAGTCGCGGCGATGTATCGGGCTCCGCGTTCTGCCACGGTGGTGTCGCAGGGCAACAGCAGACTGCTGGAGATTCGGCTGCAAGGCCTGAAGATGCTGCGGCGCGACCCAGCGTTTTCAAAACGGATGGACGATCACTACCGCGAAAATTGGTTGCCGCTGCATTTGAAAGAGATTCCCCTGCTGCGTTTTTTGCCGGAGCAGAATCTGCAACGGGTCGTGGCAGCGACGATCCAGCGATCCTTTGGTCGACTGGAATGGAACGCGGACTACAAGAAGACTCGCACCTTATCGCCCGCCGAACAAATCGCCAGTGAACCGGTCGTCGCGACGGAAGGCCATCAAGTCACGGACCTGATCATCGTCCGCAGTGGTTTCGGCCGCGTGTGTCAAATCTACGGAGCCGCACAGCGCACGACGGCCTATCTCGGCAAAGGCCACTTGTTCGGCTTGGAAGAGATCGCGTTGGGTGTCACCAATCCCGACGGGCCAATCAATTTGCCGCTGCAGCATTCCCTGCGAGCCGTTGGGTTCTTGGACACGCTGCACATTCCCGTGGAATGTTTCGCGACCGAAATTTTGCCACACGTTCGTCGGAGTGAATTGCCGCGAGCCGCCGCACAAGCGATCTTGCAAACCAAAGGAACCGCCGAGGCCCGCGAGCGTCGTAGCGAGAAACGTCCCAAAGTGGACCTTCCGATTGTCTGCGACACGGGGCGATCGCAATCCAACGAGGAAACGTGGCAGGATCTTCCCAGCCCCACCGGGACCTCGTTCGAACCAACCGGGTTGCTTGAGTTCATCGTTCAAAACCGTTTCAACAACGGCCGTGAAGCGATGATCATCGATCTTCATCGCTGCACACGTTGCGACGATTGTGTGAAGGCTTGCGCGTCGGTCCACGATGGCAACCCGCGGTTTGCACGCGTCGGCGTCAACCATGACCGACTGCAATTCGTCCAAGCCTGCATGCACTGCACGGATCCGGTGTGCATGATCGGATGCCCCACAGGAGCCTTGCACCGAGACGAGGCAACCGGCCACGTTCACGTCTCTGAAAATATCTGCATTGGTTGCGGAACGTGTGCGAAAGGGTGCCCCTACGGCAACATCGAAATGGCGTCGGTGAACGATCCCAAAGGACGTCCCTACACCGACGAAGCCAGCAATCGCCCAATCACGAAAGCGACCAAGTGCGACATGTGCAGCGGACTGCCCAGCGGTCCGGCGTGCGCGGCGGCTTGTCCTCATGATGCGATCGTTCGAATTGATTTGAGCGAGTCACCGCCATTGGAACATTGGTTGAGGCGGCGCACATGA
- a CDS encoding nSTAND1 domain-containing NTPase produces the protein MANPFSSRFTRPGALAYRYRAVADDATVESKGRGDFVARWIQTLRRYRFGLIVGPHGTGKSTLLHDVTPELQSEFPGGQWVQLTGDPRAGFFERLQKRRENARSVLRVQRQVAAGGVLVVDGGEQLSTWARFRLRRRIRTAQQFCLMTAHRDLVGFTVIHRTRADENVIRELLRELLKQHPAAESCFQIDSHDPGRLIIRVPDGSNQIVALDQVTDVRELWSQLYDVVGRAAVTTEIPCSEN, from the coding sequence GTGGCCAACCCGTTTTCCAGCCGATTCACGCGTCCGGGTGCTCTGGCGTATCGCTATCGAGCGGTTGCGGATGATGCGACAGTCGAATCAAAGGGACGGGGCGACTTCGTAGCCCGTTGGATACAAACGCTGCGTCGGTATCGCTTCGGGTTGATCGTTGGACCGCACGGCACGGGCAAATCCACCTTGCTGCATGACGTGACCCCGGAGCTGCAATCCGAATTTCCGGGCGGGCAATGGGTGCAGTTGACCGGTGATCCAAGAGCTGGCTTCTTTGAAAGATTGCAAAAGCGACGTGAGAACGCTCGCTCGGTTTTGCGGGTTCAGCGACAAGTTGCCGCCGGTGGGGTGCTGGTGGTTGATGGCGGAGAACAACTTTCGACCTGGGCACGCTTTCGTTTGCGACGTCGGATTCGAACTGCTCAGCAGTTCTGCCTGATGACCGCCCATCGTGATTTGGTCGGATTCACAGTCATTCATCGAACCCGAGCCGATGAAAACGTGATTCGTGAATTGTTGCGTGAGTTGCTGAAACAACACCCCGCCGCCGAAAGTTGCTTCCAAATCGATTCACATGATCCGGGGCGGCTGATCATTCGCGTGCCGGATGGTTCGAATCAAATTGTTGCGTTGGATCAGGTCACAGACGTTCGCGAATTGTGGTCTCAGCTCTATGATGTCGTGGGACGGGCTGCCGTCACGACGGAAATTCCTTGCTCCGAGAATTGA